In one Parvibaculum sp. genomic region, the following are encoded:
- the tatC gene encoding twin-arginine translocase subunit TatC, which produces MSANAAMPEPEDDVEASRAPLIDHLIELRSRLIRSVIAIVIAFGICFAFADDIFNILILPYETAVGTGPEARFIFTAPQEFLITQLKLAFFGAMFLAFPIIASQIYMFVAPGLYKDERHAFLPYLIATPILFLIGAALVYFGVMPLALQFFMGMQQEGGEGRAAIELMPRVSEYLSLIMTLLFAFGMCFQLPVILMLLARIGVVNAAQLRKGRRYAIVAVFAVAAFLTPPDFFSQIALGVPTLLLYELSIFGVAWTEKRQAAAAEDEAAEA; this is translated from the coding sequence ATGAGCGCCAATGCGGCCATGCCGGAGCCGGAAGACGATGTCGAGGCCTCCCGGGCACCGCTGATCGACCACCTGATCGAGCTGCGTTCGCGGCTGATCCGTTCGGTGATCGCCATTGTGATCGCTTTCGGCATCTGTTTCGCCTTTGCCGACGATATTTTCAATATTCTGATCCTGCCGTATGAGACGGCTGTCGGCACGGGGCCGGAAGCGCGTTTCATCTTCACGGCGCCGCAGGAATTCCTGATCACGCAGTTGAAGCTCGCCTTTTTCGGCGCGATGTTTCTGGCCTTCCCCATCATCGCCTCGCAGATTTACATGTTCGTGGCGCCCGGCCTCTACAAGGACGAGCGCCACGCCTTCCTGCCATACCTGATCGCGACGCCGATCCTGTTCCTGATCGGTGCGGCGCTGGTTTATTTCGGGGTGATGCCGCTCGCCTTGCAGTTCTTCATGGGCATGCAGCAAGAGGGCGGCGAGGGCCGGGCGGCCATCGAATTGATGCCGCGGGTCAGCGAATATCTCAGCCTCATCATGACGCTGCTCTTCGCCTTCGGCATGTGCTTCCAGCTTCCCGTGATCCTGATGCTGCTGGCGCGGATCGGCGTGGTCAATGCGGCCCAGCTTCGCAAAGGTCGGCGCTACGCCATCGTCGCCGTCTTCGCCGTTGCGGCCTTCCTGACACCGCCGGATTTCTTTAGCCAGATCGCGCTCGGGGTGCCGACGCTGTTGCTCTACGAACTGTCGATCTTCGGCGTCGCCTGGACCGAAAAGCGGCAGGCGGCCGCGGCTGAGGATGAGGCCGCCGAAGCCTGA